A stretch of the Marasmius oreades isolate 03SP1 chromosome 8, whole genome shotgun sequence genome encodes the following:
- a CDS encoding uncharacterized protein (CAZy:PL4) — MPIIRIKLLGFVSALLVSVPAVFAAFGVTTSGNNLLVDSGAGLVTTINKANGDITSLNFNGKQLQDQSKFTQLSSGLGSATVTSSVANNIAVVTIKTSTITHYYIVRSGTNTLNIGTFASAEPSVGELRFIARLSKSALPNGPVQSEMQGGTAIEGSDVFNVNGQTRSKFYSSVRFLQDQVHGVTGSGVGAYVIIPGVGYETSSGGPFFRDIDIQGSDQQEVYFYMNSNHEQTESYRTGFFGPYALAITTGGAPSANLDTSFMDSLGLQGYVPASGRGTASGTYSGTLAGIPVTIGFKNSAAQYWATGSGGSFSRPSMKPGTYSVTLYQGELEAGSGSVSVSAGRTSTVTLTSTLSRPSTIWNIGTVDGTPAGLLNADKIEKMHPSDSRMSKWGPVTFTVGSSSASSFPMAQFKAVNNPTTIKWTASSSQIGARTLRIRTTESFAGGRPAVVVNSWNSPQPAAPTKIDSRGVTRGTWRGLNEIYDFSIPAGTLVAGSNTIQINTISGSDGDTFLSPNFVYDSIELF; from the exons ATGCCTATAATTCGCATAAAA CTTCTGGGATTCGTTTCAGCCCTTCTCGTCTCCGTTCCCGCAGTCTTTGCAGCCTTCGGAGTGACAACCTCCGGGAACAACTTGCTTGTTGACTCGGGAGCAGGTTTGGTCACCACCA TTAACAAAGCCAACGGCGACATTACCTCACTCAATTTCAACGGAAAACAACTGCAAGACCAGTCTAAATTTACCCAGCTCAGCTCAGGACTGGGGTCAGCGACAGTCACTTCTTCCGTTGCTAACAACATTGCGGTAGTCACCATCAAGACCAGCACTATC ACCCATTATTATATCGTTCGTTCTGGCACCAACACGCTTAACATCGGTACGTTTGCCTCTGCCGAACCCAGCGTCGGAGAACTTCGTTTTATCGCACGACTAAGCAAATCTGCCTTGCCAAACGGACCTGTCCAATCGGAAATGCAAG GCGGAACCGCTATTGAAGGATCGGATGTTTTTAACGTGAACGGTCAGACGAGGTCTAAATTCTACTCCAGT GTCCGCTTTCTGCAAGACCAGGTTCACGGGGTTACTGGCAGTGGCGTTGGTGCATACGTGATCATCCCTGGCGTCGGATACGAGACTTCATCTGGAGGTCCATTCTTCCGTG ATATTGATATTCAAGGCAGTGATCAGCAGGAGGTCTATTTTTACATGAATTCCAACCATGAACAAACAGAATCTTACCGCACTGGTTTCTTTGGACC ATATGCCCTTGCGATAACTACCGGTGGCGCGCCTTCAGCAAACCTTGATACAAGTTTCATGGACAGCTTGGGTCTTCAAGGATACGTCCCGGCTTCTGGACGTGGCACTGCTTCTGGAACGTACTCGGGCACTCTTGCAGGCATTCCCGTCACCATTGGATTCAAG AACTCTGCTGCGCAATACTGGGCAACTGGTTCAGG GGGATCTTTCAGTCGTCCCTCGATGAAGCCGGGAACGTACTCCGTCACCTTGTATCAAGGTGAACTAGAAGCCGGAAGTGGTTCCGTCTCCGTCAGCGCCGGGAGAACATCCACAGTGACTTTGACGTCTACTCTCAGTAGACCCAGCACTATCTGGAATATTGGAACGGTTGATGGAACGCCTGCGGGG CTTCTCAACGCTGACAAAATCGAAAAAATGCACCC ATCGGACAGCAGAATGAGTAAGTGGGGTCCCGTGACGTTCACGGTTGGTTCAAGTTCGGCTTCGTCCTTCCCAATGGCACAATTCAAAGCT GTGAACAACCCTACGACTATCAAATGGACCGCAAGCTCTTCACAAATCG GTGCACGTACTCTACGTATTCGGACTACTGAATCCTTTGCAGGCGGAAGACCTGCAGTCGTCGTGAATTCCTGGAACTCTCCTCAGCCGGCAG CACCTACAAAGATTGACTCTCGAGG AGTAACCCGAGGAACCTGGCGTGGTCTTAACGAAATCT ACGACTTCTCCATTCCAGCAGGTACTTTGGTCGCAGGATCGAACACCATACAAATTAATACCATCAGCGGTAGTGATGGGGATACTTTCCTGAGTCCGAACTTCGTTTACGACTCAATTGAGTTGTTCTAA